TCTACGAGGAGATCGCGGAAGAACAGCTCATGAACATGCATCCGATGATGCGCCAGATGTTCGGCAACGAGTAGCCGAACGGGTCTGACGCACTCTCGGATTCTCTCCGTTCTCACGCCGCCTAGCCGTCGGCTCGCGCGTCGTGGAGCCGGCCTGTGTGGTGTGGTTTCAGTGTGCCCTCGGGGTCGAAACCGACTTTTACGAGGGTCGTGTGGGAGTGGGTATGCAAGTACGGAGGGACCGTCGATGCGTGTCGTAATCGTCGGTGCCGGCGAAGTCGGGTCGAGCATCGCGGCCGACCTGAGTGACGCGCACGACGTGGTCGTCATCGACGTCGACTCCGAGCGCGTAGAGGCGTTGACGTACAACGTCGACGTGCTGCCGGTGGAGGGCGACGGGACGGACCCGGCCGTGCTCGAGGAAGCGTCCGTGGACGCGGCAGATATGGTTATCGCGTCGACGGACGACGACGAGACGAATCTGGCGGTGTGCGGGACGGCGGCGACGCTCGGCGACCCGTTCACTATCGCGCGCGTGCAGAAGACGACGTACCTCCAGACGTGGCGGCGGGCGCAGGGCGCGTTCAGCGTGGACTTCATGGTGTGTACGGACCTGTTGACCGCGCAGTCGGTGGTGCGGGTCATCGGGTTCCCGACGGCGACGGACGTCGACCCGTTCGCGGGCGGGCGCGTGCAGATGGCGGAGTTCGAAGTCCCCGAGGACAGTCCGATTGCGGGGCAGACGGTGCAGGAGGCAGACCGGTTCGAGTCGCTGACGTTCGCGGCGGTGATTCGGGACGGCGAGACGCACGTGCCGCGCGGGGAGACGGTGTTGACGGCGAACAGCCGCGTGCTCGTCATCGGGACGCCGCAGAGCGTGGAGGCGTTCGCGGCGGCGATTACGCCGGAGCGCGCGGTCGGGAACGCAGAGGACGTGCTCATCGTCGGCGGGAGCCAGCAGGGCTTCCTCATCGCGAAGCTCCTCGGAGAGCGCGGGTTCAGCCCGCGGCTCATCGAGCGGGACGAGGCGCGCGCTCGCGACCTCGCGGAGCGCCTACCGGAGACGACGGTGATGGCGCACGACGCGACGGACGCAGAGTTCTTAGAGCGCGAGCACGTCGGCGAGTCGGACGTCGTCATCTCCTGTCTCGACAGCGACGAGAAGACGCTGCTCGCGTCCCTCCTGGTGAAGCGGCTGGGGGCGGCGCGGTCGGTGGCGGTCGTGGACTCCGCGGAG
This sequence is a window from Halocalculus aciditolerans. Protein-coding genes within it:
- the trkA gene encoding Trk system potassium transporter TrkA, whose translation is MRVVIVGAGEVGSSIAADLSDAHDVVVIDVDSERVEALTYNVDVLPVEGDGTDPAVLEEASVDAADMVIASTDDDETNLAVCGTAATLGDPFTIARVQKTTYLQTWRRAQGAFSVDFMVCTDLLTAQSVVRVIGFPTATDVDPFAGGRVQMAEFEVPEDSPIAGQTVQEADRFESLTFAAVIRDGETHVPRGETVLTANSRVLVIGTPQSVEAFAAAITPERAVGNAEDVLIVGGSQQGFLIAKLLGERGFSPRLIERDEARARDLAERLPETTVMAHDATDAEFLEREHVGESDVVISCLDSDEKTLLASLLVKRLGAARSVAVVDSAEYVDLFETVGVDVAVNPREVTAEEITRFTRERRAENVAIIEPGTAEVLEIEVDGESVLAGRAIQDAVQDLPDGLVIGAITRGEAVITPRGDTVVEVGDHVVVFVREDARDTVEAKL